Part of the Nicotiana tabacum cultivar K326 chromosome 20, ASM71507v2, whole genome shotgun sequence genome, CGCCTAGGATTTTGCGCTTTGTGAGCCCTTTTATAAATACCTCCCTGGACCCATCAACCCCAAATCGGAGTTGGAAATCTTCACCTTGTTTCCTTCTCTCTTCAGCCTCTATATTGATTGAGGGCCTGAGCTCCTCCGCCTCAGACTGGGAGGGGCTCGGCACGTTGTCCTCTATCCGTGATCGCTTACTGGTGGAAGCCCGCTTTGATGAGTGTCTCTTTTGACCCATATCTGCACAATGGTGAAGAGTGAGTGACATCATTAACAATACGGAGAAGATACAGACGAATCAAAAGCAAGAAAGAAAATGCGATATGGTCTACGATCGCAAAACCATAATGCGGACCGCAGACTTGTTGCAGATCTTGTAGTCTCAACTGGTGGTCTCATTCTGCGGTgagttatgcggtcacataaccACTATGCAGGCCGCATAACCATCGCAGAATTGACATGGCTATATGTTTCAAAACTGAAATCTCTGTATCACTCTGCGGTGAATTTGCGGTCCGCATGTCAAATCTGCGATCGCAAAGACACcgcatttcatcatcttcttcagaaGATTTAGGGTTTAGTTGTGCGGCcaaaatgcggaccgcattttcACAATGCGGGCCGCAGACGCCTTCTTCTACATAGGTCACCCAAGCTTTCAACAATGGCGGTCCTATTTCATTCTACCTCGTACCCCAAATTATTTTCAACCCAAAAGCATCTACACTACAGAGAAGCAACTACACAAGCATCTAAACACATTTTTGCACAGGATTTAAATGAAAAATCTCAGAATCTACAGTGGAAATCAAAGATAAAACGAGGGAAAAACGGGTACATACCAGCAGAGTTTGATGATTGGGACAATGAGTGTGACAAATGGAGTCCTTTGGTTGCACACAATTTGAGCTTGATTTGGTTCGAAGTCCGTTCGTGTTCTTCCCCCCTttgtttttcgtttttttttgttttgttttaagtGAGTGAGAGACGAGAGGGTTATGCGGACTTACCTTGTCGATTCTGCGATGGATAGGACATCGCATAACACACAGTGCGACCGCATGTGTGTTATGCGATGAGGTTAAGGACCAAGCTGAAGGGAGGCAAATGTGGTGCAAAATGCGGTCGCATAAATTAAATGCGGACTGCATAATGCACCACCTCACCGCATTTTCAACCACAATTTTAACCCAAATCTCTGCTTAGGTTTGCGATCAGAGTGCGTTCCACATAGCTAAAATGCGATCGCATTTGTGCAGCAGAATTCACCTAGTGTTTTTTCTTCCACCTTTTATGCATTCGTACCAATTGTTGTGATCTTTTGAACCCCCTGCACTCTGACACGCACTTTAAATTGCTCAAATAAATCTAtctatcaaaaactaaaaattcatagaacaaaagagtgttaccacacatgggttgcctcccatgaagcgcttgatttaacgtcgcggcacgacgaagTTGATGTTCCTTTGGTTTCACTCAATGGTCGGACATGGACCATCTTTGAGAGCCAGCAGCTCCACCAAATGTTTTTCTCCATCAgtgcccaagtagtgcttgatgCGTTGGCCATTAACCTTGAATGTCCGGGACCCATCTGTTGATTCTAATTCCACAGCTCCATAAGGAGAGGCATTGACCACTTTGAATGGACCGGaccattttgatttaagcttgCCCCGAAACAATTTGAGCCTTGAGTTAAAGAGCAAGACCAAATCACCCGTCTTGAACTCTCTTTTCAAGATCTTCTTGTCATGGACAAACTTCATCCGTTCTTTGTACATAGCTGCACTTTCATAAGCATGGAACCGGAATTCctccatttcattgagttgtgttAACCTCAAATTTACAGCTTCAGCCCAATCTAAGTTCAGCCTTTTCAACGCCCACATAGCTTTGTGTTCCAATTCCACGGGTAGATGACATGCTTTACCAAAGACTAGCCGATAAGGAAAAGTACCAATAGGGGTTCTGTAGGCCGTGCGGTATGCCCACAATGCATTATCTAGCTTCCTTgaccagtcggtcctatttgcGTTCACAGTTTTTGCTAGAatgctcttgatctcccggttggaaacctcaacttgaccacttgactGTGGATGATAAGGTATGGCCACCTTGTGCTTTACGCCATATTTCTCAAGCAGACCCGAGAATGCCTTGTTACAAAAATGAGATCCACCATCACTAAGGATGGttctaggagtgccaaaccgagtgaatatgtttttcttcaagaaggcggtcacactccttgcctcattgtttggtaaggcaactgcttcaacccatttggagacGTAGTCCACAACTACCAAGATGTATTTCATCCCGCAAGAACTTACAAAGGGGCCCATGAAGTCGATTCCCCACACGTCAAAGATCTCTATCTCCATCACAAAGTGCATTGGCATTTCATGCCTCTTGGAGATTGAACCTTGTCGTTGACATTAGTCGCaagccttgaccatttgattGGCATCATGGTAGATGGAAGGCCAATAATACCCACATTCAAGAACTTTAGCCGCCGTCCGATTTCCTCCATGATGACCCCCAACCGGTGAGTCATGGCATGCCTTGAGAATTGGCATAACCTCTTCTTCGGGAACACACCTTCTGATAATATTGTCAGCACAAACACGGAACAAGTGTGGTTCCTCCCAATAGTATTGCCGGCAGTCTCTCAAAAACTTCTTTCTTTGATAAGATTCCAATCCGTCCGGGATAAGGTCACTAACCAAGTAGTTAGCAATATCGGCATACCAAGGAGCAAAAGTGCTAGATAATGCCAATATGCATCGTTGATTTCAAGATCTCCCTGTGGTCTCCCTGCTTTCTCAAGCCTTGACAAATGATCTGCCACTTAATTTTGAGTTCCCTTGCGATCTTTGACTtcgaagtcaaattcttgcaacaacaaGACCCATCGAATTAATCAAGGCTTTGTATCCTTCTTTGCTATGAGATATCGAAGAGCTGCATGATCAGTGTATACCACCACCTTGGACCCCAACAAATAAGCCCGAAATTTTTCAAAAGCATACACAATAGCAAGAAGCTCTTGCTCAATTACTGTGTAGTTCATTTGTGCCCCATTGAAAGTTTTACTTGCATAGTACACTGGGTGGAGAACTTTGTTGTGACGTTGGCCAAGCATTGCTCCAATGGCTACACCACTGGCGTCACGCATGAGCTCGAAAGGAAGTGACCAATCGGGCGTGACAATAATGGGTGTCGTGGTGAGCCTTTGCTTTAACTCCTCAAAAGCTTTAAGACAGTtctcatcaaacacaaacttggcatccttttcGAGGAGTTTGCACATGGGGTTAGCAATCTTGGAGAAGTCCTTGATGAAGCGCCTGTAAAACCCAGCATGCCCTAGAAAACTTCTAACACCTTTCACGGAGGTCGGTGGAGGAAGCTTAGAAATAATCTCAATCTTTGCCCGGTCGActtcaataccatgctttgaaattttgtgccCAAGCACAATGCCTTCGTcaaccatgaagtgacacttcaCCCAATTTAGCACAAAGTTGGTCCCTTCGCATCGCTTAGGCACTTATCTAAGATTGTTAAGACAGTGCTCAAATGAATCACCAACCaccgagaaatcatccatgaaaacttcaagaaAGTCCTCAACCATGTCGGAGAAGATGGACATCATACACCTTTGGAAAGTGGTCGGAGCATTGcacaagccaaatggcatccggcTAAAAGCAAAAGTGCCATACGGGCAAGTGAAcgtagttttctcttgatcttccaaaGCGATGTtgatttgattgtagccggagtaaccatcaaggaaacaataaaatgACCTCCCCGCTAGAcaatcaagcatttgatcaataaaaggcatagggaagTGGTCCTTGCAAGTAGCACTGTTAAGTTTCCGATAGTCCATACAAACTCGCCATCCGGTCACAATTCGCGTTGGAATGAGCTCATTCTTCTCATTTTCGatcacggtcatgccacccttttttGGCACACATTGTACTGGGCTCACCCACGAACTGTCGACAATGGGGTAAACTACCCCggtatccaaccacttgataatctccttctttaCTACCTCTTGCATTGATGGGTTCAACCGCCTTTGATGTTCCACACTTGGCTTTGTTTCGCTCTCCAATTGGATTTTATGTTCACAAATTCCCGCGGGGATTCCACGAATGTCCGCAATGGTCCATCCAATGGATTGCCTATGTTCTTTCAAGACTTCCAACAATTggtttacctgcacatcatttaGCAAAGACGAAATGATTACAGGTAAAGTATCATTAGAGCCAAGAAAATTATACCTTAAGTGCGACGGGAGAGGCTTGAGCTCTAGTTGTGGTGGCTCAATGATTGATGGCTTGGCAGGAGGTGTGGCCCTATTCTCCAAGTCAAAAGAAAGCTTTGCAGAAGTGTAAGTATAGGATCCAAGACCCTCCAATGCATTTACCGACTCCATGTACCCATCCATGTCCTCACCATCAAAGTTTACCAAGATAGCCGCCAATGCCTCACCAAGGCATTGTTCTTCCATTTTCAGTTCAACGGCATCTACAACCTCATCAACCACATCTATCACTGAAATGCTCTCATACTCATGGGGTAATTTCATACCCTTGCTCGCTTGAAATGTGACTTCTTCATCATTCACCCGGAACTTAATTTCATTTTGCTCCGAATCCATGAGTGCTCTTCCCGTGTCTAGGAATGGTCTCCCCaagatgatagggatctctttatCAACAGAACAGTCAAGAATTACAAAGTCGGCGGGCAAATGGAATTTTCTAACTTTCACAATCACATCATCAACAATTCCTACTGGTCGCTTAATAGATCGATcggccatttgtaacctcatgctTGTTGGCCTCGGCATCCCTAATCCCGCTTGCTTGTAGATGGCAAGTGGCATCAAGTTGATGCTAGCCCCATTgtcacaaagggcttttgcaaagtcacgctccccaatagtgcatgaaaTAGTAAATGCTCCCGGGTCCTCTTTCTTTTGGACAGGGCTTGTGGCAATAATAGAGCTAACCCAGTGAGTCATGTTTACCACCTCATTCTTTGTGGTCCTATTTTTGGtgatcaaatccttcaaatattTGACAAACCCCGGTATTTCTTGAAAAGCCTCCAAAAATGGAATGTTCACCGACAATTGCTTTAGAATATCATAGAATTTCTCAAGCTTACTATCATCAACCCTTCTAATAAGTCTTTGAGGAAAAGGCGGATGAGGTCTAGGAATAGGAGGTGGAGCTTTTAATGTCTCCTTCTCCTTTTCCTTCACCCCTTCTTGGTTCTCTTCTTGCACCTTCTCTTTTTCCGGTaccctttcaacttcaacaaCCCTTGCTCTTCTGCTTCAACTTCTTGTTCGGCTTCTTCCCCAACAACCTATTGCTCAATGTCACCTTATAAAACCTTCCCACTTCTAGTAGTTATTGCCATGACGTGAGAAGTTGAGCCACTTCCACCACTCTTCGGGTTCGTAATGGTATCACTAGGAAGTTTCCCCTTTTGCTTTGGGTTTTGCTCTCTTGAAAGGTCTctcatctgcatctctaactttTGGATAGATGCGGTGTGAGAGCCAACATCTTCGGTCATGTTTCTCATGGATGCGTCAGACTTTTCTTGGTTTTCCAATACTCTTTCAAGCATGCTTTCTAACTTGACTCACTTGACGACCCTTGATTTGCATAATGACCTTTTGGGGGAACATACGGGTTGAAGCTCCGATTTgcaaagttgttgttgttgttccaatttccttgatgcGAGTTACCTTGATCATTTCTCCATTGTTGGTTGCCTTGCCCTTGCGGGTTTGGACTCCACTGGCTTTGTTGCCCTTGACCATGGTAGGGTTGCCTTTGATACCCTCCTTGAGGGTTGTTGATATAATTTGCTTCCTCAAAATTTTCATCTAAGATGGGTTGGACATCTTCCACTGCATTCACTTCTTTGTCTGATTCTGGGTAAACATCTTTGTCAGCACATTTACATTTGTTGCAAGCCCGGCAATCACTTGATCCCTCTCTTGATTTTCCTTGATTAAGTTGCTCAAGGAAGGAGAGCCATATGAGATTCCTCCGGTAGTATCCTCTAAATGCCATGCTTGGTTGTGCTTTGCCATTTTGTCCAGGATTTGTGTCACTCTTGCAAATGATTTATCCATGAATGATCCATCAGCTGCATTCTTGGCGATTGCTTGGTTCATGGGATCCAAACCCATATAAAAATTTTCCAACAACATGGAATCCGGAAAACCATGGTTTGGAGACCTCACCAAGTATAATTTGAAGCAATCGCATGCCTCATGCAACTGCTCTCCCTGTGtctgcttgaagaagaaaatcttatCCCGCAACTCAGACTTTTTGCTCTGCGGGAACCACTTGGATAAAAACGCCGAGAAAAGTTTGGGCCAAGAATGGATAGAGTTGAGTGGTAGATTCTGGAGCCATTTCCTCGCATCCCCAGCTAGAGAATACTTGAAGCATCTCAACCTCAGGGCATCGTTGgagacattgttttttttttgcattGCACACACACCCAAGAAATTCCTAAGGTGTTGTGTTGGATCATCATCTGTGGAGTTTCTGAAAAATCCTTCTGCCTTGAGCATCAGAATTAGACCGTGTTCCACTTTAAATGTTGCAGCTCCAACAGCTGGCGGTACAATGGCGTTAGTATCCTCAATGTACTCCTCAATGTCTGCGAAAGGATTCTCTCCCATTTATGTCTCCGCATCATCACCATATTCAGACATGTTTTCCTATCAACACCAAGCAAAGCAAAcaaagtgtgatggaatagaaatAGACGTTAAGTAAAGTACAcattaaatagtaatttcaaaaccgtattccccggcaacggtgccaaaatttgatacgctcaaattacactttaataaatagtgtaaggcggtcggtatcaaatataataacccaacaaggttggggtcgaatcccacagggaataggtgtgaaaaggttactcttATAGTGTGTTGCTCGACTAAAGTCGTATCTCTATTCGGTTAACAGTAACAAGAGAATGGTTTTATAGTAACAAGAGTATGAATTGAGTTTGTTTGGAAGTATCAACTAATTGGAAtatttatagagtaattaattggattaaagaaaccaaggttgtgtcccctttaATGGATTGTAATgcttatcggtgttaatatgatatatttctaatggaaggttcttttgatatgcaaatgatgtctaagtgactacccaatatttcccaatagttgagtagtatttcctctttataattttcccaaatataaaagagttgcaatttagaaccatcaatatatgccaagtaaaacccacttattcctaagcgattctattaaacaaggtttaaagccttgagtcattgatatttacttctaccaaattctaacccactttcccaagcaaagcaagaatttaatggcacttgttaatatttgcaaccaccaacaataaatgaagaatgagaggtaaataaatatcaaccaaccattatatatatatattcaatgttaaacacccattagcataacatttagggtccacaaccttagtatttaaagttagctactcatactacaatACAAAAACCAAAGAGTATTTAATGTCATAAAAGCTTACCAAGTAGAGAATCTTCACCGAAAAACTTCCAAAAGTGAGTAATATTAATGTCTTGGAATATGGTTCAAAGACTAGACAAGATGAGCCCACAAAGACATCATAAAACTATTTATAGTGGACTCAAAATCGGGACAGAaaacggacaaaaatgccctttcaggtctgatatgcgatcgcattcttGTCGCAGAGCAcatatgcggtccgcatcttGAACATCCTCATCGCAGACTGGAACCCTAGTTTACATTCTTCGCATTCCAATTATGCGGATCGCATTGCAGAAATGCGATCGCATTTTGCATTGCATCTTCGTCCTTCAGTGACCTTTATGGTTGGTTTGCGGTTCACTCTGCGGCTCGCATgttggttctgcggtcgcataatggaccgcattctTGACTTGAGATTTAACCCAGTTCTCTACTTTTGTCTGCGATTTGACGTGCATTCTGCGGCTCGCATGTctgatctgcgatcgcatagtgtatcGCAGACCAGCATTTTTGctacattttgctcttttcttgtctttttgctTCCATTTTCATGTTCTTGGGTTCTCAGTCCTTATGTACTGTAGAAACAACAAAACTATATAAGTAACGGAAATAATTAcattaaaacaagctaaaatctaagcaattagtattgaaatgtgccgaaattctccggTACATCAGTCAACCAGGGGTTAACAATAATGATCCGTCGAGTAAGCCATTAGGGCCAAGGTCGAGTAGTAGGAAAAGAAGTAATGACTAGGTCGAGGTCAACCAGGGGTTGACAATACTGAGCCGTCGAGTAAGCCATTAGGGCTGAGGTCGAGCAGTAGGAAAAGAAGTAACGGCTAGTATAGCTTTGGAACTTTCAATAAGAATATTCTATTGAATATTCCTTCTGTTGtacttttttagggtttttgggaaTATCCCACATAAATAGtagaagaaagaaggaaaaggcATGTAATGTTCATTTTGATAAGCACCCTAATAAAAAGTTGACTTTTGAGAGAGATAATACAAAATATTACCTTTCACAAGGATTCAATTTGTTGTTTATTCCACTTTTTTCTCGCATCAGATCCGAGAAAACCTCATATATTTCAATATCCATTTGTCTCACATCGTTGTTAGAGAAgagaatcatccacctcattcaacatttgggtgaatcattctctctATTTACACTTATTGCcatttaatatatttattgatCATCATTGTTCCTCCATTCATTCTTGACAACATCATTTAATACCATTTATATTAAATTGGCTCAAACGTTATTCTGTACTATTTATACAACCATGCGTTAGATCTAAAACTTATTATATTTAATTAGGATTTGCCCATCACCTTTGTATTTAATTAGTTTTAACAAACGGTTTCATACTTTTTGATCAAACAGTGACCTTTGGATTTTCTTAAGGACATACAATGACGAAATATTGagtaaaaaggcaaaaaaataaataaattatgattCTTGATCTATGAGGATGCCACATCAGCCTTGTCAAGTCCCAACCTTTTATAAGCATAGGGTAAATCGGTGGATGGTATATGAACAATTAATCGGaatagaaaattttgcataagaCAATAAAATTCTTTATTGACCTCATGAGAAGAGAAATAATGAacttataataatataatatttaattaattttgtataaaataatatcaataatatatcaTGTAAGAGTTAATATACTTCATTATTTTAGGTGAAATATCACATAGAGatgtccaaatgaaatattatgccACATTTAGGGCCAGCCTATATATTTTGACAATAGTATATATTAGTATTGGAggagtaaaataatttaaagaagAATAATATTGTTTTCaagtaaattattatttttggagtAACTTGTTCATGTATAACAATATCTTACTATTAATCACTAACAATACCTTCATTATTAGTCTCGCATAACTAACATATGAAATAACAACCTTATAATATTTGACTTTATCTTACATGAAACTCACTTATATTTGCCATAATTATTAAATAGCATAAACAATAATataaatttctttatattttttaagtATAGTTTGAATCCTTATAAACTTGAGGAGGTTAATCACGCATAAAATCATATAATTTATAGTTTAATTGcagaaaaattatcaaattattaTCTTTGATAAAATAATTATTCAACTTTCACTAAATATTCTAAAATGAATTTGAACGAAAACCAATTAACTTGTTGATGAAAAGACCAAGTTGCTTTAATTTCTTATTCCCTTGTTTATTAGGTTCCTTGAAATATACTCCACTTGGTTAATTCTTACTTACTTATAACGTAAAACTTAagtataaaaaaagaaaaaacatggAAGAAATAGACAGAGTGAGATAGTGCGATGAAACAATGGTTgggaaatatatatttattttcttaaataaaagagaaagacagAACAAAGCACCTCAGCATTAAAAAATATGATTATGGAAGAATATTTTTTACCCAGttaaaaaaacaaaacacaaaagaaaGAATATGCAAAATTGACAGGAATTCATCCAAAAGCATTCTGaaacagttttttttttcattaaaatatcattttaaactAAGAAAATGCTACCCTAAAATAAACCCATCATCAGTGTGATAGGATAATTCAGACTTTTCACCTGAAAATGGCAGTGTCGCCTCTAGCCGGTTTCAACAGCCTTTCAATTCCTTCGGGTTCGTAAATTTTTCCACAGAAATCTcaatttttttgtgtgtgtatttttggattttaatattTTAGAATTATTTCTCCAGGAAAGCTGCAGTCCAAATTCGCTGGCCAATCAGTGGTATGAAATTCCTTAAATTTCTCTCCTTTTCTTAATTaagctaaaaaaagaaaaagaggactCCTACTATGTGCTTGCATTTTTTGCTGGATTTATACAGAGAGCAATACCTATACGCGTATTGACGGTTGGAAAGAAGCGGTCACAAGGAGTGCAGCTAATAGTTGATGAGTATATGAAGAAGCTCAAGCATTATTGTAGTGTTGATGATGTACGGATTAAGTCTAATCCCAGAAATGCACGGTGTGCTTGAATTCTGCCCTTTCTTTTGCCAAGttgatttatttcaaattttaattgcAATGTTGGTGAAAATTTGTGAACTCTCGTCTTTGTGTGACAGATTTTTACGGAAAATATCTTTTCCTGAAGAATAAGTGATTTTTTGTTACTCTTTTTTTTGGTGTTTGGTAAGTAAGCAGAAATATTGTCTCTGGAGCATTTATATTTTTATCTAGGCAAACACTATGAGTGTTGATGGTAGGAATGCTGGTTTGGGGTTGGGGTGCATGGGAGGAGGGTCAGTGGGTTGGCAGGGGCTGGAGGTGAGGGGTTGGAGGGCGGGGTAGTGGGATGGGAGGAGACAATCAGCGTGGAATGCCACTTATGGAACTTGTTTTCCCTACTCCCACGACATTTAAGGAacttgttttccttgaaaaaaaGGTTTTCGAGAACATTTTGACCAAATgtggaaaaatttaaaaaattcctcCATACCAAACACAACCTAGCTAGATGTGGTCCATCTCGCTTTAGCTTTGAACTTGTATACCAGTAAGCTATGATCTAAATCAGCAAATCACTATCTTGCTCTATGGTTAAGTTTCATTTTATTTCGTCGGGCCACTAATGGAATTAGTCGGATTTCTTTGTCGTATTACTGTAATGAGCACATTGACATATTTGTGTAACTTTAGTTCATAGTCTTTGTACTTTTTGGTAGATATAGAGGCTTGATTGATTATCATCTATCTACATTGTAAATTTCACTTCTGTTGGATGCTTAACCTTCAGCATTTTGTTAAGCAGAATATACTTTTGAAGCTTGTTATTTACATTTGTAACAGTGATGTAGTGGCTCAAATTGAACATGAGGACATGGCTGTTATGGGCCACATCAGGCCTGATGAATGGGTAAGAGTTCAGAAGCATTTAGCTCGCTGGAAGTTTTTCTTTTCTGTGTGGATCTACTTCTTTTACCTGTCAAAAAACTTTCTCTTCATTTTGCAAAAGGTGAAAGTTGAACAAACTGCTTGGAATACTACTCTTTCTAATTCATAACTTATAGAACCTTCTATGTATTAACTGATATATACCTTACTGACAAAATTAAATGTTGCCGAACTATTCTTTTTGAAGAATGACCACGCACTGACAACAGTTGTGAAAGAATTCTTCTAAATAAAGCTGACTTACAAAATGATCCCTGTtattatacattgtattcaaaaagaaaaatttcatcCGAGCATTTTATGCTTGGAAGGCTACTTCCAGTAATAGTTAGCATGTTTTTAAGGAACTAGTGACCAATGCGGTCTATTTAGAAACTAGAATTTTGGTATTCAACCAACACTTTTCACCTTCAGAGCGGAAATGGGGGAAGAACTTTGGAATAAAATttgcaaaataaaaaatggaaCAATCTACAAAATTTGGGTAGATTCACCAACATGAGGAGGTATAAATTTAAATAGAAAGTGACAACCTGGACGGAGTCGACGGTTGCTGAAACAAAGTAATCCTTAAAGAAGTATTATTAAGGAATGTTTATATTGGTGAAAAGATGGAAAAAGGAATTAAGTCGAT contains:
- the LOC107813058 gene encoding putative RNA methyltransferase At5g10620; the encoded protein is MAVSPLAGFNSLSIPSGKLQSKFAGQSVRAIPIRVLTVGKKRSQGVQLIVDEYMKKLKHYCSVDDVRIKSNPRNARDVVAQIEHEDMAVMGHIRPDEWVVMLDERGHDVGSEQMASLIGDAGNKGASSLLFCIGGPYGHGRQLRERANISVKLSSLVLNHEIAVVVLIEQLYRAWTILKGQNYHH